The Pleurodeles waltl isolate 20211129_DDA chromosome 6, aPleWal1.hap1.20221129, whole genome shotgun sequence genome has a segment encoding these proteins:
- the AJM1 gene encoding apical junction component 1 homolog: MTRTDPPDILVSTVYQDINVNLTSSRDSEDCRPFLPCDVFMSSSKDHNPPQFNKRHCRSFDFLECFDDQPNTVPLMEQPKRSLPRRPGTPEPSSQPVVKKVPVRSSAAESFNTSHETRTVDPSKEPSRPEPKRRARSKSAPRIKSTFTPVQIPISSSPPPMVRRGREVHRAPREPPKAEASPKRESIYTPMKALVNEVHPIKLQPQRSNASRISPLCVSNSSIEESQAAKPATTPHVRCRMDIKPDEAVIQHTSRTMKAVQNQMEAQYWQRLPGTPRSLTVPNRRHISVSRTPTPSDSYSVDHRVIHFQNNPASEYYGRDPRYGPYQNVPSPREFRDSPDCGSYGSPNVPTKFFYTEEQVGFSPTPPLKSAGYEGYHRPFPVHSVPSQAYYMEDPPKSHMQGLPPRGFYMEDPRPYPIQEAPSRTFYGEDPRFYPPRSAPPHGFYPEDPRAYPIQSASSRMFFAEDYGKYSERETFSRTYPYPRTPQPLHLSEWYFPEQGSLHYQHLPMSPFTPQPSSREAMLSSWHASYSMNQQRLGADTRTYSKSWDNILNPGARKEDPLLRGRSYENLLSRDRRALSPDDRRQPVVVNLSCSPKRYAALSLSENSIIEKMHSDGRYTMGRSWFVTPEITITDNDIKANGFSKNEKRSASWDALDSGQPQRMFHGPVSYPRDPTKETMQNSASRQRSLEQLDELIADLVIDYKPPSSRRTSEAADALTEQLRKLINDEVVGNVGKPESQRMLTSLVQPKPMKEQPVSSFLSAELLKGQKKHSPEESNNTLYKPTEECSPELSAEEDDVMMCSNAKCRRTETMFNACLYFKSCHSCYTFYCSRNCRREDWDTHKENCIYGRIGSICRHILKFCRENVEVHKAFSRIAKVGFLSRGRGVLFLGFPSPGSSNNFLQFGLEGLLMSPTFLSLRELESYSENLGEYGKELQESGAEYDPDECFLLNVTVAVGQAMPDRPSMKDQVPTIRKYAKIALASSSPEKKIVKKEKDMETLILTPPPGTTDIDKEGEEGRKAREVCFIHIQRELRIRGVFLRHEFPKIYKHLCEYVEENKRFTPTTIYPIDKRTGKQFMCMIMAASEPRTLDWVASPNLLDDLM, encoded by the exons ATGACACGGACCGACCCACCTGACATACTAGTGTCTACAGTATATCAAGACATCAATGTAAACCTGACATCCTCTAGAGATTCCGAAGACTGCAGACCCTTCCTACCATGTGATGTCTTCATGTCCAGCTCAAAGGATCACAACCCGCCGCAGTTCAACAAAAGGCACTGCCGAAGCTTTGACTTCCTTGAGTGCTTTGACGACCAGCCAAATACTGTTCCACTCATGGAACAGCCTAAGAGAAGTCTGCCTCGGCGCCCGGGAACACCTGAACCATCTTCACAGCCAGTTGTGAAAAAAGTCCCAGTGAGGTCTTCTGCTGCTGAATCTTTTAACACAAGCCATGAAACTCGAACAGTGGATCCTTCCAAGGAACCAAGTAGACCAGAGCCAAAGAGAAGGGCAAGATCAAAGAGTGCTCCAAGGATAAAATCCACCTTCACCCCAGTTCAAATTCCAATATCATCTTCTCCACCTCCTATGGTTAGAAGGGGCCGTGAAGTCCACCGTGCTCCCAGGGAACCTCCAAAAGCAGAGGCATCCCCCAAGCGGGAGAGTATTTATACACCAATGAAGGCCTTAGTGAATGAGGTCCACCCCATAAAGCTTCAGCCTCAGCGAAGTAATGCCAGCAGAATCTCACCGCTGTGTGTCAGTAACAGTTCCATTGAGGAGAGCCAAGCTGCCAAGCCAGCCACCACCCCACACGTCAGGTGTCGCATGGACATCAAACCGGATGAAGCAGTGATCCAGCACACCTCACGTACCATGAAGGCTGTCCAGAACCAGATGGAGGCACAGTATTGGCAAAGGCTTCCAGGTACCCCTAGGAGTCTCACGGTTCCAAACAGGCGACATATCTCAGTGTCTCGTACTCCTACACCCAGTGATTCCTATAGCGTGGACCATAGAGTAATCCATTTCCAAAACAATCCTGCCAGTGAATACTATGGCAGAGATCCCAGATATGGTCCTTATCAAAATGTCCCTTCACCAAGAGAATTCAGAGACAGCCCTGACTGCGGCAGCTACGGCAGTCCAAATGTGCCCACAAAGTTTTTTTATACAGAGGAACAGGTTGGATTCAGCCCAACACCTCCTCTGAAAAGTGCTGGCTATGAGGGATATCACCGTCCTTTTCCAGTGCATAGTGTCCCTTCACAGGCCTATTACATGGAGGACCCTCCCAAAAGTCATATGCAAGGCCTCCCACCCAGGGGGTTTTATATGGAAGACCCGAGACCCTATCCAATACAAGAGGCCCCTTCAAGGACGTTCTATGGGGAGGATCCTCGTTTCTATCCTCCTAGAAGCGCCCCGCCTCATGGTTTTTATCCAGAAGACCCACGAGCATACCCCATTCAGAGTGCTTCCTCAAGAATGTTTTTTGCTGAGGACTATGGGAAATATTCTGAAAGGGAAACATTTTCAAGGACATATCCTTATCCAAGAACCCCACAGCCCTTACATTTGAGTGAATGGTATTTCCCAGAACAGGGATCTCTACACTACCAGCATTTGCCAATGTCTCCCTTCACACCCCAGCCATCTAGCAGGGAGGCCATGCTTTCTTCTTGGCATGCCAGCTACAGCATGAATCAGCAACGGCTGGGGGCTGACACCAGGACTTACTCAAAGTCCTGGGACAATATCCTGAACCCGGGTGCCAGGAAAGAAGACCCATTGCTGCGAGGACGCAGCTATGAAAACCTGTTGTCGAGGGACAGACGTGCCTTATCTCCAGATGACAGACGTCAACCCGTGGTTGTGAATCTCTCCTGTTCTCCAAAACGCTACGCTGCACTGTCCCTTTCAGAGAACTCCATCATTGAAAAGATGCACTCAGATGGGAGATACACCATGGGCAGGTCCTGGTTTGTCACTCCAGAGATCACCATTACAGATAACGACATCAAAGCTAATGGCTTTAGCAAGAATGAGAAGCGCTCAGCAAGCTGGGATGCATTGGACTCTGGCCAACCACAGCGGATGTTCCATGGCCCGGTCTCTTATCCACGGGATCCTACCAAAGAGACAATGCAAAACAGCGCCTCACGTCAGCGCAGTTTGGAGCAGCTGGATGAGTTGATTGCGGACCTGGTTATAGACTACAAGCCTCCATCCAGCAGACGAACGAGTGAGGCAGCAGATGCCCTGACTGAGCAATTGAGGAAACTAATAAATGATGAG GTTGTTGGGAATGTTGGAAAACCAGAGTCTCAAAGAATGTTAACCTCTTTGGTGCAGCCCAAGCCAATGAAGGAGCAGCCTGTGTCTAGCTTTCTTTCAGCAGAGTTACTGAAAGGACAGAAGAAGCATTCTCCAGAGGAATCAAACAACACTCTGTACAAGCCAACAGAGGAATGCTCTCCTGAACTGAGTGCCGAAGAAGATGATGTTATGATGTGCTCAAATGCCAAGTGCAGGCGAACTGAGACCATGTTCAATGCCTGCCTTTACTTCAAGTCCTGCCACAGCTGCTATACTTTCTATTGCTCTCGCAACTGCAGGCGAGAAGACTGGGACACCCACAAAGAGAACTGCATTTATGGCCGAATTGGAAGCATTTGCAGGCACATCCTCAAGTTCTGCCGTGAGAATGTGGAGGTGCACAAGGCCTTCTCCCGGATTGCCAAGGTTGGGTTCTTGTCGAGGGGAAGAGGAGTGTTGTTCCTAGGGTTCCCCAGCCCTGGATCCTCCAACAACTTCTTGCAGTTTGGGTTGGAGGGCTTGCTTATGTCCCCTACATTCCTATCTTTGAGAGAGTTAGAGAGCTATTCTGAAAACCTTGGAGAGTATGGGAAGGAGCTCCAGGAATCTGGGGCTGAATATGACCCTGATGAATGTTTTCTCCTGAATGTAACCGTGGCTGTCGGCCAAGCCATGCCAGACCGACCTTCTATGAAAGACCAAGTGCCGACAATCCGGAAATATGCCAAGATAGCCTTAGCCTCTTCCAGCCCTGAGAAGAAAATTGTGAAGAAGGAGAAAGACATGGAGACCCTGATCCTGACCCCACCGCCAGGCACAACAGACATTGATAAAGAAGGCGAGGAAGGGAGAAAGGCCAGGGAAGTCTGCTTCATACATATCCAGAGGGAGTTGAGAATAAGGGGGGTTTTCCTACGCCATGAGTTCCCAAAGATCTACAAGCACCTGTGCGAATATGTGGAGGAAAACAAGAggttcacccccaccaccatctatCCGATTGACAAGAGGACTGGCAAGCAGTTTATGTGTATGATCATGGCTGCCTCTGAACCTAGGACCCTTGACTGGGTAGCAAGCCCTAATCTTCTGGATGATCTTATGTGA